A genomic region of Cyprinus carpio isolate SPL01 chromosome B13, ASM1834038v1, whole genome shotgun sequence contains the following coding sequences:
- the LOC109061487 gene encoding FHF complex subunit HOOK interacting protein 2A-like isoform X1, with the protein MFSKFTSILQHAVEALAPSLPLQEDFVYHWKAITHYYIETSDDKAPVTDTNIPSHLEQMLNILTQEERERESGETGPCMEYLLHHKILETLYTLGKADCPPGMKQQVLSFYTKLLGRIRQPLLPHINVHRPVQKLVRLCGEVLAAPTENEEIQFLCTVCAKLKQDPYLVNFFLENKNKKLEAAKDGGADLVKKDPSSPDTGQNQKQNPSLVTSALKEAAACQATSPGEASPSSVHTTLPNSDNYNLVSSLLNLTKSPDGRIVVKACEGLMLIVSLPEPAAAKCLTENTELSQLLTDRLAQFYRALPQSMDPLDIETVESVNWGLDVYNLKEDAVAFAGKRALISFLSWLDYCDQLIKEAQKTAAAVLARAVRERFFVAIMEPQLMQTSEVGILTSTALLNRIIRQVTSEALLQETVYFLLGEETGPETPVGITQHPLRHRLIEHCDHLSDEISIMTLRLFEHLLQKPCQHILQNLVLRCLEERNYMENKQPEEREEREHMENGQPHDAVDLEEDPLFSDLSPDNRLSSPDWLSCSPPPSTEHTKPDGKTEVHKIVNSFLCLVPDEAKSSYQVEGTGYDTYLRDAHRQFRDYCGVCQRWDWRSSPKPFEKCNLDSPFFEGHFLKVLFDRMGRILDQPYDVNLQVTSVLSKLSLLPHAHLHEYLLDPYINLAPGCRSLFSVIVRVVGDLMLRTHRIPDFTPKLLLVRKRLLGLEPEGMRGSSLSYSVDHVTLLEGVIVLEEFCKELAAIAFVKFHASTSTSP; encoded by the exons ATGTTCTCCAAATTCACCTCCATCCTACAGCACGCTGTCGAGGCG CTTGCGCCATCACTGCCATTGCAAGAGGACTTTGTCTATCATTGGAAGGCCATCACACATTATTACATAGAAACCTCAG ATGACAAAGCCCCAGTGACAGACACCAACATTCCCTCACATCTGGAGCAGATGCTGAATATTCTGACccaggaggagagggagagagagtcaGGAGAGACGGGACCCTGTATGGAGTATCTTCTCCATCACAAGATCCTGGAGACGCTCTACACCCTGGGCAAAGCAGAT TGCCCTCCTGGTATGAAACAGCAGGTTCTGAGTTTCTACACCAAGCTGTTGGGTCGAATTCGCCAACCACTCCTGCCTCACATCAACGTGCACAGACCTGTACAG AAACTGGTCCGCCTGTGTGGAGAGGTTCTGGCTGCTCCTACAGAGAATGAAGAGATCCAGTTTCTGTGTACCGTCTGTGCCAAACTTAAGCAGGACCCTTACCTCGTCAACTTCTTCCTTGAA aataagaataaaaagttGGAGGCTGCTAAAGACGGTGGAGCTGATTTGGTGAAAAAGGATCCATCTTCTCCTGATACAGGACAGAACCAAAAGCAAAATCCCAGTCTGGTCACATCTGCACTCAAAGAAGCAGCAGCCTGTCAAGCCACCAGCCCAGGGGAAGCTAGTCCATCCTCCGTCCACACTACACTGCCAAACAGCGACAACTACAACCTAGTCAGCTCACTTCTTAACCTCACTAAGAGTCCA GATGGGCGTATTGTGGTGAAGGCATGCGAGGGACTGATGCTGATAGTCAGTTTGCCTGAGCCAGCTGCAGCCAAATGCCTCACAGAGAACACCGAACTCAGTCAACTTCTCACGGACCGGCTGGCACAATTCTACCGGGCCCTTCCCCAGTCCATGGACCCTCTTGACATTGAAACTGTGGAGTCTGTAAACTGGGG GTTGGATGTGTATAACCTAAAAGAAGATGCTGTAGCTTTTGCAGGCAAACGTGCACTTATTTCTTTCCTATCGTGGCTGGACTATTGTGATCAGCTCATCAAAGAGGCACAGAAG ACGGCTGCTGCAGTTCTGGCTCGGGCCGTGAGAGAGCGATTCTTTGTTGCCATAATGGAGCCTCAGCTAATGCAAAC GTCAGAGGTTGGCATTCTGACATCAACAGCCCTGTTAAACAGGATCATCAGACAGGTGACTTCAGAAGCCCTGCTTCAGGAGACCGTCTACTTCCTGTTGGGGGAGGAAACAGGACCAGAGACACCTGTCGGCATTACCCAGCATCCCCTGAGACACAGACTCATAGAACATTGTGACCACTTGTCAGATGAG ATAAGCATCATGACCCTACGGCTCTTTGAGCATCTGCTGCAGAAACCATGTCAGCACATTCTGCAGAACCTGGTGCTGCGCTGCTTGGAAGAACGCAACTACATGGAGAACAAACAGCCAGAGGAACGAGAGGAGCGCGAACACATGGAGAATGGCCAACCACATGACGCCGT AGATCTTGAAGAAGACCCGCTGTTCTCAGATCTTTCCCCTGATAACAGACTCTCCAGCCCTGATTGGTTAAGCTGCTCTCCACCACCAAGCACAGAACACACAAAGCCTGATGGGAAGACGGAGGTTCACAAAATAGTTAACAG TTTCCTGTGTTTGGTGCCTGATGAAGCAAAATCATCCTATCAGGTGGAGGGCACGGGCTATGACACCTACTTAAGAGATGCACACAGACAG TTTCGGGACTATTGTGGAGTTTGTCAGAGGTGGGACTGGCGTAGCAGTCCAAAACCCTTTGAGAAGTGTAATCTGGACAGTCCTTTTTTCGAAGGACACTTCCTCAAAGTGTTGTTTGACAGAATGGGGCGAATCCTCGATCAG CCGTATGATGTTAACCTGCAGGTGACGTCTGTGTTGTCTAAGCTGTCTCTGCTGCCTCATGCTCATCTTCACGAGTACCTGCTGGATCCGTACATTAACCTGGCGCCAGGCTGCAGGTCTCTCTTCTCAGTCATCGTCAGG GTGGTTGGCGATCTGATGTTGAGAACTCACCGCATTCCTGATTTCACCCCTAAACTCCTGTTGGTGAGGAAGAGACTACTGGGACTTGAGCCAGAGGGAATGAG AGGTTCATCTTTGTCCTACAGCGTTGATCACGTGACATTGCTCGAAGGGGTGATTGTTCTGGAGGAGTTCTGCAAAGAGCTTGCGGCTATCGCTTTTGTGAAGTTCCATGCATCCACCTCCACTTCCCCCTGA
- the LOC109061487 gene encoding FHF complex subunit HOOK interacting protein 2A-like isoform X2, with amino-acid sequence MFSKFTSILQHAVEALAPSLPLQEDFVYHWKAITHYYIETSDDKAPVTDTNIPSHLEQMLNILTQEERERESGETGPCMEYLLHHKILETLYTLGKADCPPGMKQQVLSFYTKLLGRIRQPLLPHINVHRPVQKLVRLCGEVLAAPTENEEIQFLCTVCAKLKQDPYLVNFFLENKNKKLEAAKDGGADLVKKDPSSPDTGQNQKQNPSLVTSALKEAAACQATSPGEASPSSVHTTLPNSDNYNLVSSLLNLTKSPDGRIVVKACEGLMLIVSLPEPAAAKCLTENTELSQLLTDRLAQFYRALPQSMDPLDIETVESVNWGLDVYNLKEDAVAFAGKRALISFLSWLDYCDQLIKEAQKTAAAVLARAVRERFFVAIMEPQLMQTSEVGILTSTALLNRIIRQVTSEALLQETVYFLLGEETGPETPVGITQHPLRHRLIEHCDHLSDEISIMTLRLFEHLLQKPCQHILQNLVLRCLEERNYMENKQPEEREEREHMENGQPHDAVDLEEDPLFSDLSPDNRLSSPDWLSCSPPPSTEHTKPDGKTEVHKIVNSFLCLVPDEAKSSYQVEGTGYDTYLRDAHRQFRDYCGVCQRWDWRSSPKPFEKCNLDSPFFEGHFLKVLFDRMGRILDQPYDVNLQVTSVLSKLSLLPHAHLHEYLLDPYINLAPGCRSLFSVIVRVVGDLMLRTHRIPDFTPKLLLVRKRLLGLEPEGMSVDHVTLLEGVIVLEEFCKELAAIAFVKFHASTSTSP; translated from the exons ATGTTCTCCAAATTCACCTCCATCCTACAGCACGCTGTCGAGGCG CTTGCGCCATCACTGCCATTGCAAGAGGACTTTGTCTATCATTGGAAGGCCATCACACATTATTACATAGAAACCTCAG ATGACAAAGCCCCAGTGACAGACACCAACATTCCCTCACATCTGGAGCAGATGCTGAATATTCTGACccaggaggagagggagagagagtcaGGAGAGACGGGACCCTGTATGGAGTATCTTCTCCATCACAAGATCCTGGAGACGCTCTACACCCTGGGCAAAGCAGAT TGCCCTCCTGGTATGAAACAGCAGGTTCTGAGTTTCTACACCAAGCTGTTGGGTCGAATTCGCCAACCACTCCTGCCTCACATCAACGTGCACAGACCTGTACAG AAACTGGTCCGCCTGTGTGGAGAGGTTCTGGCTGCTCCTACAGAGAATGAAGAGATCCAGTTTCTGTGTACCGTCTGTGCCAAACTTAAGCAGGACCCTTACCTCGTCAACTTCTTCCTTGAA aataagaataaaaagttGGAGGCTGCTAAAGACGGTGGAGCTGATTTGGTGAAAAAGGATCCATCTTCTCCTGATACAGGACAGAACCAAAAGCAAAATCCCAGTCTGGTCACATCTGCACTCAAAGAAGCAGCAGCCTGTCAAGCCACCAGCCCAGGGGAAGCTAGTCCATCCTCCGTCCACACTACACTGCCAAACAGCGACAACTACAACCTAGTCAGCTCACTTCTTAACCTCACTAAGAGTCCA GATGGGCGTATTGTGGTGAAGGCATGCGAGGGACTGATGCTGATAGTCAGTTTGCCTGAGCCAGCTGCAGCCAAATGCCTCACAGAGAACACCGAACTCAGTCAACTTCTCACGGACCGGCTGGCACAATTCTACCGGGCCCTTCCCCAGTCCATGGACCCTCTTGACATTGAAACTGTGGAGTCTGTAAACTGGGG GTTGGATGTGTATAACCTAAAAGAAGATGCTGTAGCTTTTGCAGGCAAACGTGCACTTATTTCTTTCCTATCGTGGCTGGACTATTGTGATCAGCTCATCAAAGAGGCACAGAAG ACGGCTGCTGCAGTTCTGGCTCGGGCCGTGAGAGAGCGATTCTTTGTTGCCATAATGGAGCCTCAGCTAATGCAAAC GTCAGAGGTTGGCATTCTGACATCAACAGCCCTGTTAAACAGGATCATCAGACAGGTGACTTCAGAAGCCCTGCTTCAGGAGACCGTCTACTTCCTGTTGGGGGAGGAAACAGGACCAGAGACACCTGTCGGCATTACCCAGCATCCCCTGAGACACAGACTCATAGAACATTGTGACCACTTGTCAGATGAG ATAAGCATCATGACCCTACGGCTCTTTGAGCATCTGCTGCAGAAACCATGTCAGCACATTCTGCAGAACCTGGTGCTGCGCTGCTTGGAAGAACGCAACTACATGGAGAACAAACAGCCAGAGGAACGAGAGGAGCGCGAACACATGGAGAATGGCCAACCACATGACGCCGT AGATCTTGAAGAAGACCCGCTGTTCTCAGATCTTTCCCCTGATAACAGACTCTCCAGCCCTGATTGGTTAAGCTGCTCTCCACCACCAAGCACAGAACACACAAAGCCTGATGGGAAGACGGAGGTTCACAAAATAGTTAACAG TTTCCTGTGTTTGGTGCCTGATGAAGCAAAATCATCCTATCAGGTGGAGGGCACGGGCTATGACACCTACTTAAGAGATGCACACAGACAG TTTCGGGACTATTGTGGAGTTTGTCAGAGGTGGGACTGGCGTAGCAGTCCAAAACCCTTTGAGAAGTGTAATCTGGACAGTCCTTTTTTCGAAGGACACTTCCTCAAAGTGTTGTTTGACAGAATGGGGCGAATCCTCGATCAG CCGTATGATGTTAACCTGCAGGTGACGTCTGTGTTGTCTAAGCTGTCTCTGCTGCCTCATGCTCATCTTCACGAGTACCTGCTGGATCCGTACATTAACCTGGCGCCAGGCTGCAGGTCTCTCTTCTCAGTCATCGTCAGG GTGGTTGGCGATCTGATGTTGAGAACTCACCGCATTCCTGATTTCACCCCTAAACTCCTGTTGGTGAGGAAGAGACTACTGGGACTTGAGCCAGAGGGAATGAG CGTTGATCACGTGACATTGCTCGAAGGGGTGATTGTTCTGGAGGAGTTCTGCAAAGAGCTTGCGGCTATCGCTTTTGTGAAGTTCCATGCATCCACCTCCACTTCCCCCTGA